A single region of the Zootoca vivipara chromosome 2, rZooViv1.1, whole genome shotgun sequence genome encodes:
- the BLOC1S1 gene encoding biogenesis of lysosome-related organelles complex 1 subunit 1, which yields MLSRLLREHQAKQSERKELQERRRREAIAAATSLTEALVDHLNVGVAQAYVNQRKLDHEVKTLQIQAAQFAKQTSQWISMVENFNQALKEIGDVENWARSIEMDMRTIATALEYVYKGQLQPSTS from the exons ATGCTCTCCCGCTTGCTGAGGGAGCACCAGGCGAAGCAGAGCGAGAGGAAAGAGCTGCAAG AACGGCGGAGGCGAGAGGCCATTGCTGCAGCCACTAGCTTAACTGAAGCCCTGGTTGACCACCTGAACGTTGG GGTGGCGCAGGCCTATGTGAACCAAAGGAAGCTCGACCACGAAGTGAAGACATTGCAGATCCAGGCTGCCCAGTTTGCCAAACAGACCAGCCAGTGGATCAGCATGGTGGAAAACTTCAATCAGGCTCTGAAG GAGATTGGCGACGTGGAAAACTGGGCACGAAGCATTGAGATGGACATGCGGACCATTGCCACGGCCCTAGAGTACGTTTACAAAGGGCAGCTGCAGCCATCCACCTCTTGA